In Ovis canadensis isolate MfBH-ARS-UI-01 breed Bighorn chromosome 11, ARS-UI_OviCan_v2, whole genome shotgun sequence, one genomic interval encodes:
- the RFLNB gene encoding refilin-B has product MVGRLSLQDVPELVDTKKKGDGVLDSPDSGLPPSPSPSHWALAAAGGGGGERTPAPGALEPDAAATRAAPNPASLPNPLGSGCSPRLCPLSFGEGVELDPLPPTEVRYTSSVKYDSERHFIDDVQLPLGLAVASCSQTITCIPSCTWRNYKAEVRFEPRHKPTRFLSTTIIYPKYPKTIYTTTLDYNCRKTLRRFLSSVELEATEFAGSDYLLEEN; this is encoded by the exons ATGGTGGGCCGGCTGAGCCTGCAGGATGTGCCCGAGCTCGTGGACACGAAGAAGAAGGGCGACGGCGTCCTGGACAGTCCGGACTCGGGGcttccccccagccccagccccagccactgGGCGCTCGCAGcggccgggggcggcggcggggagcGCACGCCGGCCCCGGGGGCACTGGAGCCAGACGCAGCGGCCACCCGCGCGGCCCCG AATCCAGCTTCTCTCCCCAACCCCCTGGGCTCCGGCTGCTCACCAAGGTTATGCCCCCTGTCCTTTGGCGAAGGAGTGGAGCTTGACCCCTTACCACCAACAGAAGTAAG GTACACGTCCTCGGTCAAGTACGACTCAGAGAGGCACTTCATTGACGACGTCCAGCTGCCCCTGGGCCTGGCGGTGGCCTCCTGCAGCCAGACCATCACCTGCATTCCCAGTTGCACGTGGCGCAACTACAAGGCGGAGGTGCGCTTCGAGCCCCGCCACAAACCCACCCGCTTCCTCAGCACCACCATCATCTACCCCAAGTACCCCAAGACCATCTACACCACCACCCTGGATTACAACTGCCGCAAGACACTGAGGAGGTTCCTGTCCAGCGTGGAGCTCGAAGCCACGGAGTTCGCGGGCAGTGATTACCTGTTGGAGGAGAACTGA